From the Halomarina salina genome, the window AGTCGAAACTGAAAGTGAACTCTCAGTCAGCGTGAGCATGCATATTCTGTCGGCATAGGGACGGCAGTTCGAGGTTAGCTGACTGGAGGCGTCTGGCCCATCGGTCGTCGTACCGATCAGCGACTCTGCGGCGTAAGGGACGGAGACGGGCGTTATCGGCAGCTCCGGTCCACCGACCGTTCTGCCCGACTTTTTCCATCGACCCCACGGCTCTCCACGCTCGCCCCCCTCCCCTCGACCCCCGTTTCACCGGAAACGTGGTGTGTGTGTCTCGACTCCCTCCACCCTCCGACCCTCCTTTCGAGTGGATCTACTGGAACGACGGTGAGTCGTCCACCGTGACGAGAGTCGCTGCTCGACCGGTCGGGGGGCTGTCCGATACCGCCCACCTATCGACCGAGAGCCGTCCGGGTGATACTCGGGAGTACCGAAGCGACGACTCCCACGGGTCCCCCTATCGCCGACGCTGATAGGGGGACAGCGGTGGGGGTTTCACCGGAAACGTGGTGTGTGTGGTCGGTCAGGCTGCCGACCACACTGTCGACGAGGTGTGGGTATCGCGTTCAGTCGGATACGGAGGCTGTCCGAACGATCGGTCACGACAACTCGGACCCGTTTCGGCGAGGCCGTGTTCTCCGAACACCGCTTCACCGGAAACTCGGTGTGTCCCGTCGCTCCCCGGACCCGCCGTGAGCCACCTGGTCCGCTCTCGAACCAGTATCGAAACGAGAATGTCTTTGAATTGCCGAATGATTTAAGCCCTAACAGCCAAAGCGCCAAATAGAAGCGGTAGAGCGGTCCTCGAACGTGTCGTCGAGGGTTCATCACATCCGTCGGGCGGCCACTGGCCAGACCATACCAAACTGTTTTGGTTCCACCTTGAAGACCGATGCTGGAGTCGGATACTGTGAAGGTCACGAACACATGAACGCTACGGGAGTCACGAAGACCGAGACCGAGACCGACCCCGAGACGGACGTCGCCGAGACGGCCGCTCCGGAGACACTCGCCAAAGACGACCTCTTCCACCTGCTACAGAACGAGCGCCGCCGCCGTGCGGTCCAGTATCTGCTCGAACAGGACGAGAGCGTCGACATGGGTAGCATCGCCGAACACATCGCCGCACTGGAGAACGACATCACGGTCGCCGAACTCTCTTCGGCACAGCGCAAGCGCGTGTACGTCGGGCTCTACCAGTGCCACCTGCCGAAACTCGACGAGGCGGGCGTCATCGACTACGACAAGAACCGCGGAACGGTCACCCGGACCGCCCTCACCGAGGACCTCGCGCCCTATCTGTCGGTCGGCGAGACGGACGTCGACGCCGAGGAGGAGTCGCCGTTCACCGCAGTCCAGTATCCGGCGGCCGTGACGGGCCTCGCGGTGGTATTGACCGTCGCCTCCTGGGCGTCGGTGCTCCCCGCTGCGGGCCTCTGGCTCCCGACCGTCCTGACGCTCGCGTTCGCGAGCGCCACGCTGGCGACCGCGGTTCGCTGAACCGGTTCGGACCGTCGCGACTCCAGCCCGCAGCGACTCCCGTCTTTCCCACTCGAACGTACTATCCTCTCGTTGCCATTTCGGTAGACGCTCTCACCGGCCTGTCGACGGCTGTATTCTCTCATGGATAGCTGAATTTTCGATAGTAGAACACGACTAACCGGGATTATAGAGTTGGTAGCAAAGGACGTTACTCCCGTCGTCTCAGTCGGTGTCGAACGATGAATCTGGTAAACTCCGCGCAAGCGACTGACTCCCAGCGGCGATGTAACAACTGCGGCGAATTCGTCACGCGACAGTTCGTCCGTGTCTTCGGTGACAACGCCGACGAGGTCTACGGCTGTCTCAGCTGCGGGACGGCCCGCGACCTCCGGGATGGGAAACAGATTCGTCCGTAGACCAGAATCGCCCGACCGAACGTACCTGTCATGTGTCCGTTACGCGGTGTCCGGCCGATTGGCCGGACGCACTCTCTTCGCTCGATACCGACCGGTCCGCCCGTAGTGACTGCGCTATCCGCACGACGACTACGCCGTCCGCAGCGACTGGTCTGTTCTCGGTGACTCGCTCACTCTCAGCGCCCCACCTCCCGTCACTCGACCGGTCGTCGAGTTCTCGGCGACTCTTCGTGTTTTCTCCCCCTCGTATTCTCGGCCTTCGACGCTCCGTTCCCCGTGATATCGCTATCGGTGCCGCCCCCGTGACCTACCGTCTCTCCGTCGCGATATCGGTGGGCTACACTCGCTGCGACTCCAGTAGCTGTCGGCGACGGCCGTTCCCTCCCGGAGCCGTCGGCCACGATACTCCCGGCTGTGGTCACTCCCGGAACACGTCGACACACCTCACCGCCGAGGCACGTCGGCGGGACGTTCGAGTGGACACACGACTTGAGTGCTCAAGCATCTCGTCGCGACGCACCCCGGCGACCGCTCTCGCTGCCGGTCCTGTCCGTTCACGGTTCGCCAGCCGTATGGGGGCTATAAACCGCCGGACTGCGGCCGAACTGACACAATCTTGTGAACGGAACCGAACGGTCACGAACGGTTGTCTGCACGTGACTTACACGGCTCATAATAATGTGCCGCAGGCGAGTACGTCGGTACAGATGAGGTCGTGGACTCCGTGTGCGGCCGGTCGCCGCGGGTGTCGACCTCGGACCAGCTATGTGTGGAATCATCGCGTGCATCGGAACGGACGACGCGGTCGGTGACCTGTTGACCGGCCTCGAGAACCTCGAGTATCGGGGCTACGACTCGGCCGGTGTCGCCGTCCAGAACGGGAGTGGAATCGCCGTCCGGAAGCGGTCGGGCCAGATCAGCGACCTCGGAGCGGCCATCGCGGCCGACACGCCCACCGGGCAGGTCGGCATCGGTCACACCCGGTGGTCGACCCACGGCCCGCCGACGGACGCGAACGCCCACCCGCACACGAGCCAGTCCGGGCGGGTCGCCGTCGTCCACAACGGTATCATCGAGAACTACGAGGCGCTCCGCGCACGCCTGCGCGAGGAGGGCTACACGTTCCGGAGCGACACGGACACCGAGGTCGTCCCGCATCTGGTCGAGCACTATCTTGACCGGGGGCTGGAGGTCGAGACCGCGTTCGAACGCACCCTCGACGACCTGGAGGGGAGCTACGCCATCGCGCTACTGGTCGACGGCGAGGACGTGGTGTACGCCGCCCGACAGGACTCCCCGCTCGTGCTCGGTCTCGTCGACGACGACGAGACCGGCGAGCGCCGGTACTACCTCGCCAGCGACGTCCCCGCGTTCCTGGAGTTCACCGACCAGGTCGTCTACCTCGAGGACGGCGACGTGGCGACCGTCGACCGCGACGGCTACCACATCCGCGACCGCGAGGGCGGCAGCGTCGACCGTGCCCCCGAGACGGTCGAGTGGAGCCCCGAGGAGACCGGGAAGGGCGAGTACGAACACTTCATGCGCAAGGAGATCGACGCCCAGCCCGAGGCACTCCGGGGCACGCTCGCCGGGCGCGTCGACGGCGACGACGTCGACCTCGACACGCTCCCCGACGGGACGTTCGAGGAGATCGACCACGTCCACCTCGTCGCGTGTGGCACTTCGTACCACGCGGCGCTGGCCGCCTCGCGACAGCTGGTCCGCGCGGGGCTCCCGGCCACCGCGTACCGTGCGAGCGAGTACCACGACCTGCAGCCGGTCGACGAGTCGACGCTCGTCGTCGCGGTCACGCAGTCGGGCGAGACCGCCGACACGCTCAGTGCGCTCCGTCGCGCCCACGAGGCCGACGCGCGGACCGTCGCCGTCACGAACGTCGTCGGCTCGACGGTCTCCCGCGAGGCGGACGACACGCTGTACATCCGCGCTGGTCCCGAGATCGGCGTCGCCGCGACGAAGACGTTCACCTCGCAGGTCGTCGCGCTGAGCCTGCTGACCCACCGCGTCGCCAGCGACAGCGCGGCCGCGACGGTCCGCGAGGACGCCGCCGAGTTCCTCGCGGCGCTGGAGGCGCTCCCCGAGGCCGTCGAGGACCTGCTCGCGACGACCGAGGCCCGGAGCGTCAGCGACGCCCACATCGGACGCGACGCGCACTTCTTCATCGGTCGGGACTTCGAGTACCCGGTCGCGCTGGAGGGGGCGCTGAAGTTCAAGGAGATCACCTACGAGCACGCCGAGGGGTTCGCATCGGGCGAACTGAAACACGGCCCGCTCGCGCTCGTCACCCCCGAGACGACGCTGTACGCGCTGCTGACCGGCGACCGCGGCGAGGAGACGCTGAAGAACGCCGAGGAGGCGAAGGCCCGCGGGGTCAACGTCGTCGCCGTCGCCCCCGAGGGGATGGCGGTCGGCGGCGTCGCCGACGAGGTGCTCCGCGTCCCCGACACCCACCCCGACGTCGTCGGCCTGCTCGCGAACGTCCAGCTCCAGCTCGTGTCGTACTACACCGCTCACGGCCTCGGCCGGTCCATCGACAAGCCGCGCAACCTCGCGAAGAGCGTCACCGTCGAGTGACGTGCTAGCTCGGTTCGTCCCCCACACTCCCTGAAACGGGCGGGACGACCGCCCAGAAGGTGTAGCTGCCGATTAACTATGCACGCGAGAGACGCTTTCTCTGTATCGACCGTGATGTCCACTGATACGATGCGGCCCACCGAACGAGGCGACCCATGAACGCCGACCGGGTCGTCGCGCTCGCCGTGGCACTCGCCTGCATCGTTGCGATGGGGGTCTCCGCGACGACGCTCGAATCGTCCCTCTCGTCCGACCCTGACGAGGTCATCGACCTCGACTTCGAGAACGTCCCCTTCGGCAACGACCAGGCAGAGACGATCAAGAAGCAGGTTGAATCCAACAAGGACAACCCCGAGCAGCAGGTCCAGAAGAAGGAGCCACAGCCCCAACAGCAACAGGAACAGCAGCAGCAACAGGAACAGAGCTCCGACTCCGGGGATCAGGGCGACGAGCAGTCCCTCTGGGAGCAGCTGCTCGACCTGCTGTTGGCACTCCTGCCGTTCCTCCTGGCGCTGCTCGGCCTGCTGGTCCTGGCCGCCGTCCTGAAGCGCTACGGCGAGCGGATTCTCGGGCTGTTGCTCGCGCTCCTCCCGCAGGGGAGCGACGGCGGCGACGGCACCGGCGTCGAGTGGGTCGCCGACCCGCGCAACGAGATCGAACGCGCGTGGCTCACGATGACCGACCGCGCTGGTATCCAGCGCCCCCGACAGATGACGACCGCCGAGTGCGCGAGCGCGGCCATCGCCGCCGGGCTGGACCCGGACGGCGTCAGCACGCTGCGCTCGGTGTTCGAGAACGTCCGCTACGGCACCCAGCCCGTCACCGACGACGACGCGCGTCGCGCCCGCGAGTCGCTGCGACGGATGGACCTCGGTGGTGAGTTCTGATGGCGTCGGTCAGACGTGCGCTCTGGTACCTGTTCGTCGTGCTGGGTATCGCCGTCTTCGGCGGCGCGCTCGCCGTCGTCCTCTCGCCGGAGCTGGGGGAGGTCCTCCCCATCCAACCCGCCATCGAGGCGCTCGGTAGCGACTACCTCGTCGTGGCGGGCATCGGCGTCCTCGCGCTCCTCGTCCTCGTCGTGATGCTCGTCGCTCGCGCGGCCAGTAGCGTCGACGAGGCCGCGGCCCCCGAACCCGAGTTCGTCGAGCAGGTGCCCGTCCTCGGCGCGGAGTTCGACGACCTGGTCGACCACGGCCTGGGCCTCCGCGCGACGTACTTCTCGGACGAACCCGAGGGGGTCCGCGAGGACCTCCGCGAGAAGGCCATCCGGACGCTGATTCGGAAACGGGGTGTCGCCCGGGAGGACGCCAGAGCGCTCGTCGAGTCCGGGCGCTGGACGGACGACCGGACGGCGAGCCAGTTCCTCGCGACCGACGGTGTCGCCCCGCGCTCGGCGCGCGTTCGCGCCGCGCTCAACGGCCAGTCGTGGCTCCAGTACGGGGCCGCGGCCACGGCCGAGGAGATCGTCCGCATCGCGTCCGACGCGGCGCCGAGCGGGCGGCCGGGGGCGTCCACCTCGACCGCACCACCGAACGACACAGCTGACGCCGCTGGACCGAACGCCGCCGGACCGGCCGGCACCTCCGGAGGAACACGATGAGCAACGCTACCGCCACCGCCAGCCAGTCGAACCAGTCGAACCAGTCGAGCCAGTCGGAGACGGCGTCGAGCTACGGCCAGCGCGTCTCCTCGGCCACCGACGGGGACGACCTCGCCGTCGAGGTCGAGCGCCGTCGGACCGGCCGCTGGCGCGGTATCGTCGCCGTCGCGCTGTTCGCCGGGGCCGTCGGCGTGCTCGCGGCCCGCCCGCTCCTGCTGCTCGCGACGGTGCCGGCCGCGGCGTTCGCGGCCTACCCGCGGATAACGGGGCGGCCGAAGCCGACGCTCCGCGTCGAGCGCACCGTCGACGACGACACCCCCGACCGGGGCAGCGACGTCGAGGTGACCGTCCGCATCACCAACACCGGTCGCTGGCCGCTCGTCGACGCGCGGTTCGTCGACGGCGTCCCGCCGATGCTCGCGGTCCGCGAGGGATCGCCCCGTCACGCCGCGTTCCTCTGGCCCGGCCGGTCGACGACGTTCTCCTACACCGTCGGCGCGGAGTACGGCCGCCACCAGTTCGACCCCGTCACGACGTACCTCCGGGACGTCTCGGGCGGGACGGAACTCGAAGCCACGGTCGACTGCGAGCCAGCGACGTCGCTGACGTGCACCGACGCCGTCCCCGAGGTGCCCCTCCGGAAACAGTCCCGGCACTCGACGGGCCGTCTCGTCACCGACGACGGCGGCGCCGGCATCGAGTTCCACCGCACCCGCGAGTACCAGAAGGGCGACCCGATGAGCCGCATCGACTGGAAGCGCTACGCGAAGACGGGCGACCTGACGACCGTCGAGTTCCGCGAGGAGCGCGCCGCGACCATCGTGTTGCTCGTCGACGCCCGCCAGAGCGCCTACCGCGCGAGCGCCGAGGGCGAACCCCACGGCCTCGCGTACAACCTCGCCGGAGCCGAGCAGCTGCTGACCGCGCTCGGCGAGACGCGTGACTACGTCGGCCTCGCGGCTATCGGCCGGGAGTTCTGCTGGCTCGCCGCCGGGGTCGGTATCGAGCACGAACTGACCGCCCGCGAACTGCTCGCGACCCACCCCGTCCTCTCGACGGTCCCGCCCGAGGAGGACGCCGAGAACCCCGACGAGCAGGCGGCCGAACTCCGCAAACGCCTCTCCGGTGACGCACAGGTCATCTACCTGTCGCCGCTGGCCGACGAGTACAGCACCTCGCTCGCGCTCACGCTGGAGGCCAACGGCCACCCGGTGACGGTCATCTCGCCGGACGTCACCAGCGACGCGACGGTCGGGAGCCGACTCGCGCGCGTCGACCGCCAGAACCGCCTCAGCTCGCTCCGTCAGGCCGAGATTCCGGTCGTCGACTGGACGCCGGACCAGCCCCTTGGAACCTCTATCGTCGACGTCATGGAGGCCTCGGAGTGACCCGCGTCGTCTACCACCCCTCGCGGGTGAGTTCTGCTATCGCCGTCCTCGCCGCGGCGGCGAGCGTCGCCGCGCTCGCGAAGGTGCCAGAACAGTACACGGCCGTCGGCATCTCGCTGGGCGGCGTGCTCGTCCTCGCGCTCGGCGTGGCCGTCTACCGCTGGGGCTACCGGTTCCTCGGCCTCCCCATCGCACTCGTCGGGGTGGCCGTCTCGTTCGCCGGGTTCGGCGTCGGCGTCGTGCAACTCGGGAGCTACGAGGCGAGCTTCACGCTCCGGGGGGAGCTCCTGGGGCTGCTCGGCGTCCCGTTCGTCGCGCTCGGCGTCGTCCCGGTACACCGGCGACTGGCGCGCCGACTCGTCTCGCTGGGGTTCGTCTTCCTCGTCCTCGGCGTCGTGTTCACGGGGGCGGTCAACGGCACCGGCACCGACCCCATCCCGCTGCTGGCGGGGATGGTCGCCGCCATCGTCGCCTGGGACGCGGGCGAACAGGCCATCAACGTCGGGCGACAGCTCGGCCGGTCGGCGCGGACGTGGCCCGCCGAACTCTCGCACTCGGGCGGCACCGCGGCGTTCGGCGGCATCAGCGTCGGTGCGGGGCTCGTGCTGTTCGACGTCGACGTCACCGGCCTGCCTCTGGAGAGCCTCCTGCTCCTCCTCGGCGCGGCGGTGGTGCTGATGATCGCGCTGTACAAGTAGCGCGACTCGCCCTCACACCACTCCGAGCGGTTCCCGCCACGCTCCGTTACGACCACGGAACCCCCTTCCCTCTCGCGCTCTCCCATCCCCCAGCGACGCGGCCCCGCCGCTCGCCGCCGTTCGCCACCGCGGCTCGTACGTGGCCATCGCACTGTCACCGGGTCACGCGACCGTCGAGGTCGCACAGCCCGTGTCGATGCGCGCGTCACAGCGAGACGGAGCGTCGCCGTCGGGGGTGCCCCCGGTCCCTCGGTTCGGCGTCTCCGACGAGGCATCGGTGAGCAGCGCGGTCGGGGACGACCGGCGCGGCCGCTCTCGTTCGGGTCACGGCGTCACGGAGTCGTCGAAAACGGGCCGAGTGCGGGCGGGTCGACAGCGTGGTCGGGTGCTCGTCCGTCGAGTCAGTCGTCGCCTGCTGAGGGCTGGCTCTGCTGCTGGGAGGTGTACTGGACGGTCGGGACCTCTATCTCCTCCAGAAGGTTCTGGACGACCGACTGCTTGCTGACGTTGCCGACGCGGGCGTCCGCGGTGAGGACGAGGCGGTGGGAGAGGACGGTGGGCGCGATGGCCTTCACCTCGTCCGGGGTGACGTACGCCCGGCCGTTGATGGCTGCGAGCGCGCGCGACGCCTCGAACAGGCGCTGGGTCGCACGCGGCGAGACGCCGGTCTTCACCCGCGAGTCCTCGCGGGTCGCCCGGCAGAGCCGGGTGATGTACCGTCGGACGTCCGGGTCGGTGTGGATGTGCTCGGGGGCCTCCCGGAGCGCGAGGGCCTCCTCGTCGTTCGTGACGCGTTCCGCGCTCGGCGACGTCGTGTCGCGGTTCGCCCGGCGGTTGATGATCTCCAGTTCGCCGTCCTCGTCGGGGTAGCCCAGCGAGGTCTTGATGATGAACCGGTCTTTCTGCGCCTCGGGCAGCGGGAACGTCCCCTCCTGTTCGACGGGGTTCTGCGTCGCGATGACGAAGAACGGGTCGGGCAGCGTGTGCGTCGTCCCGTCGACGGTGACCTGACCCTCCTCCATCGCTTCGAGCAGCGCGGACTGGGTCTTCGGGGAGGCGCGGTTGATCTCGTCGGCCAGCACGATGTTGGAGAAGATGGGGCCGGGCTGGAACTCGAACTCGCGGGTCTTCTCGTTGAAGATGTGCGTCCCGGTGACGTCGGAGGGGAGGAGGTCCGGCGTGAACTGGATGCGCGAGAACGAGAGACCGAGCGCGGTGGCGTACGACCGCGCCGTCAGCGTCTTCCCGGTGCCGGGGACGTCCTCCAGTAGGACGTGACCACGGGCGAGAAAGCCCGTCAGTACCGTTCGTAACACCTGTCTGTCGGCGATGACCGCCCGCGACACCTCGTCGAGGATCGCGTTGCTTCGCGAGTGAACCTCCTGTATCTCCATACCGTCTCTCTGTGGTGACGGGGCTTTGTTATCACCCGCATACGCACATCCCGACGACGCCCCTGGGCTCGGGACGGGCACTGTCGACTCTCACCGTTCGCGTCGGCACACTGTCGGTAAACGTATCGATTCGACCGATGGCGTCCCGTTTCAGGCGCGCTGCTGTCGTACGCAAGCCGCTGTAATCAGACGTATAACTTAACGGTGAAAGACCGTATTCGATGGCGGAGCGTCGACCGACCATGAGTCAGAACCCCAACAGCGGAACCGGTAACACCGCACAGGGCCGTCAGGGCCAGCAGTCTCAGCAGGGCACTGCCCAGGGACAGCAGACCCAGAACGCCCAGCAGGGCAGTGGTCAGGGAACGCCCCAGTCGAATCAACCGCCCCAGCGCCAGGCTCCGAACAGTACCACCGAGGAGGTGGGGAGCTGGTTCACCGAGACGATCGTCCGCGCGGGCATCCTCGTCATCGGTGTGGCGGTGATGCTCTTCGCCATCGGTCAGGCCGTCGGTGCGAACCTGGTCGAGCCGATGGCGGAGTTCTTCACCTCTGGCACTGGTGCGTGGTTCGTCGTGGCGTTCCTCGCGCTCCTGGTGATGGTTGCTGCGACGAAGAGTTGGCGTACCGTCAACTGACGTCGCGCGGCTACTCACGTATTTTTCGACGTTATCTACCCGGTCGCGCCGCGGTTACCGCTGTACGAGATAGATAACTAAGCCCCTGACTCACGGAGTAGAGCCTGCGCCCCACACGGGGTGTTGGATCGCCTGGGCGACCGCCGGGACCCCACGTGCCATCGTCACTGCCAGCGACATTCCCACCCCCGGTCGGCCCCACGCGCTCATTTTGACGGTCTGTCACGCTGCGAGTCGAGTCGGAAGATAGTAGTGTGCCGCGTCGAAGCTTTCGCTCCATGAGGGGGAACCGATGAGTATCATCACGTCGATCGTTGAGCGGTACCGCGAACCGACCCGTATCTACGAGTGTCGCCACTGCGGAACGACGCTCCCCGAGGCGGACGCCGTCTGCGAGGCCTGTGGCGAGACGTCGGTCGCCGTCTACGACCTCTAGCTCCGACCGCTCTCGCCCTCGACACGTCCGGTGTCTCCGGCCGCTCCGTCTCTACCGGGTCGTTTCGAACGACGGTCTCGCTCCGAGGGAGCGCACGAGAGACGTATTATTTCGCTATTCAATCTACTGCATTTATTGGGGCGTCACGGGTAGTCGGAGGTATGTCCACCCGAGAGGAGTGGCCGACGTTCGCGCTCGAGTACGAGTTCAACCTCGACGACGAGGGGCTCCCGTCGCTCGCCCCCGACCAGGTGGTCGTCTACGACCCGTCGGACCGGGGCGACGGCTGGCTGACCGCGACTCGTGGCTCGTACGTCGCCCTCGAAGACGTTCGGTAGCTCCCCCCGACCGTGTCGACCTCCTTCCCGCCAGTCCGAGGCCGTCGCCTCGACGCTGCTCCCTCGGCACGACGCTTCGAGCCGATCCGCGAGCGCCGCCACGACTGGAGTTCGGCCGACGAGTACGGGGGTCGACGGGCGAGGGACACACCCAGTTGTACCGGGCGTAGTCGGAGGGTTCTGCTGCAGAACCGCGTGACTGCGACGGCCTCGTCGGTCCGGGGGCGGAGGCGACGGTTGGACACGTCGGCAGGTCGATAGGGAGCGCTAAACAATGTCATACCGCCGCATAACTATACGACGTAGTGGTGTAGTGAGAGGTGTTCAGGACCCCTATGAGAGAGGACATCGATACATCACCACAGCGGGACGCCGAGGCGCAAGAGGGGTCACTGTTCGCGTGGCCTCGCTTCGAACTCGACTACACGGTCGAACCGTACGACGACGCACCGGACCTGTACACGTTCTACCCACACGACGCGTCCGACGAAGAGATCATCACCCAGTGGGTGTCGGCGGACGAGGAGTCCCTCGTCGACGTCACCGCGGTCCGGTGACCGGCCGAGCGCGCACCTGAGTCCGGCTTCTCCGTCGTCCGACGCGTGTTCACGGAGTGGACGGCTCGCGACTCGACGCCCGACGCCCGACGTTCGCCGGAACTCGCTCGTTCGTACCTGCCGCACTGACCGTTCAGTACCGACTGTGTCTAGCGAGTCTGACAGGCTGGTCTGGGCGGGCCGGACGCATCACGGTTCGACCGACTCGCCGCTCGCTCGTCGGTTGGCCCACTCGCCAGCCGGGTCCACTCACCTGTCGAACGTTCGCGGGTGTCCGTCCCGTCGCTGCCTCCGTCGATAGCGTTCGACTGCTCGTCGCTACACTACGGCCGTCGCTATGCCGGGGTCGTCGATGCGCCACGCGCTCGAGCATCTCGCGTGGTGGATGCAGTCGCGTGGTGGATGCAGTCGCGTGGTGGATGCAGTCGCGTGGTGGATGCGGTCGTCGGCCCGACGGCTCTCGGGGGTCTCGACGTCGTCAGAGAAGCGGCCGGGGTACTCGAACTACTCGAGGTCCTCGAGTTCGAGGAGGTCGCGGTCGTCGCTCGACCGCCGGGTGACGAACTGGAAGCCGACCAGCGCGAGCAGTCCGAGCGCGATGACCACCGCGGCGATGGCCGACGGGACGAGGTTTATCGCGACGGCACCGAGGAGGACGACGGCGACGGCGCTCAACCCGACGTAGTACCAGGTGAAGTCGCGGGTCTCCTCTTCCTCGACGGGGAGATACCGGACGATCTCTCCGGCGCGCTCGGTCAGCGTGACGGTGCCGTCGTCGCGGTCGTAGTCAGCGATGTCGAAGTCGTCGAGCTTCGGCAGGTGCGTCTGGTAGAGCGAGACGTAGACGCGTCGCCGCGCGGTGTCGTCGAGGTCCTCGATGGGAATCTCGTTCTCCCAGGCGGCGATCTGTCCGGCGAGTTCGTCGATGGTCGCGGGCTCCGTGCGCGTGTACAGATAGTACAGGATGTAGCGACGGCGCGAGTTGCTCAGGATGTTGAACGCGTCGTCGAGCGCCAGTTCCGACTCCTCCGACATCAGCGTCTCTCGGTCCATCTGGCCCCGTACACGGAGCACCCCCCTCGTTCAGCTACGCTTACAGCACCGCCGCCTTGCGCGTACGGTGCCGTCGTCGTCGTCAACATGCTATTTACTCGGGTACGTAATCCCTTTGTTACGG encodes:
- a CDS encoding DUF7344 domain-containing protein, with product MNATGVTKTETETDPETDVAETAAPETLAKDDLFHLLQNERRRRAVQYLLEQDESVDMGSIAEHIAALENDITVAELSSAQRKRVYVGLYQCHLPKLDEAGVIDYDKNRGTVTRTALTEDLAPYLSVGETDVDAEEESPFTAVQYPAAVTGLAVVLTVASWASVLPAAGLWLPTVLTLAFASATLATAVR
- a CDS encoding DUF7563 family protein encodes the protein MNLVNSAQATDSQRRCNNCGEFVTRQFVRVFGDNADEVYGCLSCGTARDLRDGKQIRP
- the glmS gene encoding glutamine--fructose-6-phosphate transaminase (isomerizing); its protein translation is MCGIIACIGTDDAVGDLLTGLENLEYRGYDSAGVAVQNGSGIAVRKRSGQISDLGAAIAADTPTGQVGIGHTRWSTHGPPTDANAHPHTSQSGRVAVVHNGIIENYEALRARLREEGYTFRSDTDTEVVPHLVEHYLDRGLEVETAFERTLDDLEGSYAIALLVDGEDVVYAARQDSPLVLGLVDDDETGERRYYLASDVPAFLEFTDQVVYLEDGDVATVDRDGYHIRDREGGSVDRAPETVEWSPEETGKGEYEHFMRKEIDAQPEALRGTLAGRVDGDDVDLDTLPDGTFEEIDHVHLVACGTSYHAALAASRQLVRAGLPATAYRASEYHDLQPVDESTLVVAVTQSGETADTLSALRRAHEADARTVAVTNVVGSTVSREADDTLYIRAGPEIGVAATKTFTSQVVALSLLTHRVASDSAAATVREDAAEFLAALEALPEAVEDLLATTEARSVSDAHIGRDAHFFIGRDFEYPVALEGALKFKEITYEHAEGFASGELKHGPLALVTPETTLYALLTGDRGEETLKNAEEAKARGVNVVAVAPEGMAVGGVADEVLRVPDTHPDVVGLLANVQLQLVSYYTAHGLGRSIDKPRNLAKSVTVE
- a CDS encoding DUF4129 domain-containing protein → MNADRVVALAVALACIVAMGVSATTLESSLSSDPDEVIDLDFENVPFGNDQAETIKKQVESNKDNPEQQVQKKEPQPQQQQEQQQQQEQSSDSGDQGDEQSLWEQLLDLLLALLPFLLALLGLLVLAAVLKRYGERILGLLLALLPQGSDGGDGTGVEWVADPRNEIERAWLTMTDRAGIQRPRQMTTAECASAAIAAGLDPDGVSTLRSVFENVRYGTQPVTDDDARRARESLRRMDLGGEF
- a CDS encoding DUF7269 family protein, with product MASVRRALWYLFVVLGIAVFGGALAVVLSPELGEVLPIQPAIEALGSDYLVVAGIGVLALLVLVVMLVARAASSVDEAAAPEPEFVEQVPVLGAEFDDLVDHGLGLRATYFSDEPEGVREDLREKAIRTLIRKRGVAREDARALVESGRWTDDRTASQFLATDGVAPRSARVRAALNGQSWLQYGAAATAEEIVRIASDAAPSGRPGASTSTAPPNDTADAAGPNAAGPAGTSGGTR
- a CDS encoding DUF58 domain-containing protein → MSNATATASQSNQSNQSSQSETASSYGQRVSSATDGDDLAVEVERRRTGRWRGIVAVALFAGAVGVLAARPLLLLATVPAAAFAAYPRITGRPKPTLRVERTVDDDTPDRGSDVEVTVRITNTGRWPLVDARFVDGVPPMLAVREGSPRHAAFLWPGRSTTFSYTVGAEYGRHQFDPVTTYLRDVSGGTELEATVDCEPATSLTCTDAVPEVPLRKQSRHSTGRLVTDDGGAGIEFHRTREYQKGDPMSRIDWKRYAKTGDLTTVEFREERAATIVLLVDARQSAYRASAEGEPHGLAYNLAGAEQLLTALGETRDYVGLAAIGREFCWLAAGVGIEHELTARELLATHPVLSTVPPEEDAENPDEQAAELRKRLSGDAQVIYLSPLADEYSTSLALTLEANGHPVTVISPDVTSDATVGSRLARVDRQNRLSSLRQAEIPVVDWTPDQPLGTSIVDVMEASE
- a CDS encoding DUF7519 family protein encodes the protein MTRVVYHPSRVSSAIAVLAAAASVAALAKVPEQYTAVGISLGGVLVLALGVAVYRWGYRFLGLPIALVGVAVSFAGFGVGVVQLGSYEASFTLRGELLGLLGVPFVALGVVPVHRRLARRLVSLGFVFLVLGVVFTGAVNGTGTDPIPLLAGMVAAIVAWDAGEQAINVGRQLGRSARTWPAELSHSGGTAAFGGISVGAGLVLFDVDVTGLPLESLLLLLGAAVVLMIALYK
- a CDS encoding AAA family ATPase; protein product: MEIQEVHSRSNAILDEVSRAVIADRQVLRTVLTGFLARGHVLLEDVPGTGKTLTARSYATALGLSFSRIQFTPDLLPSDVTGTHIFNEKTREFEFQPGPIFSNIVLADEINRASPKTQSALLEAMEEGQVTVDGTTHTLPDPFFVIATQNPVEQEGTFPLPEAQKDRFIIKTSLGYPDEDGELEIINRRANRDTTSPSAERVTNDEEALALREAPEHIHTDPDVRRYITRLCRATREDSRVKTGVSPRATQRLFEASRALAAINGRAYVTPDEVKAIAPTVLSHRLVLTADARVGNVSKQSVVQNLLEEIEVPTVQYTSQQQSQPSAGDD
- a CDS encoding DUF7511 domain-containing protein — encoded protein: MREDIDTSPQRDAEAQEGSLFAWPRFELDYTVEPYDDAPDLYTFYPHDASDEEIITQWVSADEESLVDVTAVR
- a CDS encoding DUF7344 domain-containing protein → MDRETLMSEESELALDDAFNILSNSRRRYILYYLYTRTEPATIDELAGQIAAWENEIPIEDLDDTARRRVYVSLYQTHLPKLDDFDIADYDRDDGTVTLTERAGEIVRYLPVEEEETRDFTWYYVGLSAVAVVLLGAVAINLVPSAIAAVVIALGLLALVGFQFVTRRSSDDRDLLELEDLE